The Anaerobaca lacustris nucleotide sequence GAGCGGTTCTACCGCATCATGGTGCCCAGCGGCCAGGCCAAGCTTGAGATCTCGATCTCCGGCGGCACCGGCGACGCCGACCTGTATGTCAAGAGGGGCGCCGTTCCCACGATCACCGATTATGATCACCGTCCGTACCTGATCGGCAACAATGAGACCGTCACGGTCAACAATCCGACCAGCGGCAACTGGCTCATTATGATTCGAGGCTACCAGGCCTATACGGGCGTGACCCTCGTGGCCACGTTCGGAACCGGCACGATCCCCGATCCCGATCCCGTGATCGCGTTGAGCAACGGCGTTCCCGTGACCGGACTGACAGGCGCGACCGGCAGCGAGGTCTACTACAAGATCGACGTTCCCGCCGGACAGGCCAGCCTGGAGATCAAAACGTCCGGCGGCACCGGTGATGTGGATATGTACGTCCGCCGGGGCAGCAAGCCCACAACGACAGAATGGGACCACCGGCCGTACCTGATCGGCAACAACGAAACCGTAACCATCAACAATCCGACAGCCGGTACGTACTTCATCATGCTCCGGGCCTACCAGGCGTATACGGGCGTGACCCTCGTCGCCACGTATGTGCCCGTGGCGGATCCCGTCATCATGCTGGACAACGGGGTCCCGGTTTCGGGTCTGTCGGGCGCAGCGGGCAGCGAGACGTTCTACGCGATCGCGGTCCCGGCCGGCCAGGACTTCCTGAGCATCGCGATCTCGGGCGGCACCGGTGACTGCGACCTCTACGTCAAGAGAGGCGCCAAGCCCACGACGACGAGCTGGGACTACCGGCCGTACCTGATCGGCAACAATGAAAGCGTCGAAATCGCCAATCCGGCGGCGGCCACATGGTACATCATGCTCCGAGCGTATCAGGCGTATGCGGGCATGACGCTGGTGGCCACCTACGGAACGACCAAGGTCGGCAACGACTTCACCGCCGACCCGGACTGCGTGGCCCTGTGGCGCTTCGAGTCCGGCCAGTTGCTCGTCGATTCGATCGGTTCGAACACACTCGGCACCTCCGGAACGCCCAGCGCAAACACCGCCGACTACAAAGAAGGCGAGGCGTCGGGCGACACACAGAACGGCTACTTCCGCATCGATGATGCGGACCTGGATTCGGGCTTCCCGCTCAAGAGCGGTGTGGCTACCCCGCAGTTCTCCGTGGCGTTCTGGATGAAGGCCCGCGCTGGGTCCAGCCAGGCGACGGGCGCCGGCATGTTCACCAAGGGCGCAGAGACAGGACCCTACACGCACTCCTTCGCCATCGGGCTCTACGAACCGGGAGGTGCCGGCACAGGCACGATCGCGCTGAACGTCGGCATCAGCGATGGTACGAACCAATACAAGTACTATGCGAACCTCACCAAGTCCATTCAGAGAAATCAGTGGTATCACCTGACCGTCACCTACCAGGAGACGAGTCCAACGGACGGGACTCTCAAGTTGTACGTCTACGATCCCAGCGATGAGACGATCATGACGTGGACCAAAGCTTCAGCGAAGGTTCCGGTCTTCGATGGCCCTCTGGCCCTCGGGATCGTCCGCTGGAACGCCTCGCGCTTCGATGGGTTGATGGATGAAGTCGTCGTCTTCAAGGACGTGCTGACGTCGACGGAGGTCCATCAGATTCGCCAGGGCAACTACGGGAAACCGTAGGTGTCCCGAGCGTGGAGTACGCATCGGCTCTCAGGTAACTTGCGTTCTAACGTTCCCGATCGGCCCGGTCAAAGCCGGGCCGATCGGGCATGACTATGCGGAGTTGATATGACGCGTCGAAAGAACACCCCGGCAATCGAGCCGGACAAACAGGCGAAGGTCAAGAGCTTCTTCAAGTCGGAATGGCCGCTTCTTCTGTATCCGGTCCTGGTGGTGGCCGCCATTGTTTTGCTCCAGATGGTGGACCGGTCCATCGAGAAGGACCTGACCCCGTCGCCGCGACAGCAGCATCCGCATACATCAACAACAACCACCCTGGAGCGGGGCCCTCTGGGTGCATCCGAGACGGCGGTCGGAGAAGATGGATCGACGCCGGATACCGGCTGGGCCGCGCCATCCTCCGACGCAGCAACGACACCGGATACCGACCAGGCAGCCGACCGACTCCGGACGATCGAAGCCCTCAGAGATCGCGCCGGTTCGGCGACCTCCGAAGGCTTCGCATTCGGCGCCGCCGAGTCACAGGAACTGCAAGGGATCAACGGTATCCTGGCGGACCTGCGTAAAGCGGTCCAGAGCCAGGATCACTCTCGCATCAAGCAGGCCATGGATGACCTGGTCGCACTCGGCGACGAAGTCGTAGGACCGCTGAGCGATCTGGTCGCCAGCGGAACAGACGAAGCGGCTCTCTGGGCCGCCGAGGCGTTGGCCCGGATCGGCACGCCGACGGCCACCGCCGCCCTGTTCGACACACTCGCGCAGATCAGGGATGGCCATTACAAAGAGCAGGTCGCCAAGACCGCTTCGAATATCAGCAACCACGACAGTTGGCCCCTGCTGCTGGACACCTTCCAGGACACGAAGGATGCGACGGTCCAGCGCGCCGCCGGCGCTTCTCTGTCGAAGATGGCGGACACACCCGTTCTTGATGAGATCATCGCGCGCTACGACGCCGCCCTGACCGAAGAGGAGGCGGCGCATCTGGCGCAGTTGGTGGGCAACATCAATTCTCCCGGCGCCAATGAATCTCTGCGGGCCCTGGCCGGCAGCGTGTCGGGCGTTCCTCTGGACAGTCTGCAACAAGCCGCAATCGATGCGCTGGCCAACGTGGCCGACGCCCAGTCCGTCAGTTTTCTCCTGAGCCAGCTTGAGGCCGCCTCGCCCGGCGAAGGCGGCAGTCTCTTCAACACGGTTGCGAACATCAGTTCGCCACAGGCCCATTCCGCGCTGCTCTATGCAGCGGCCGGAAGCAAGGACGTCTCCGCGGAACAAGGCCGAGCGGCGGCCATCTACGCCCTGGAGAACTACCCCAGCGTCGAAACGTGCGTCTTGCTCGAGCAGATTGTGGCCTCTGAAGACAACATTGCCGTCGTCACAGCCGCCTTGAGGACGCTGGAGAACATCCAGAAGGCTGTCCCGTCCGCGGTCGAGAAGGTCGCTTCCAAGGCAGACTCGGGCACCCTGCTTTCTGTAGACCCCCTGCAAAAATAGGGGTCTTCTCAGCGTACGCGTCACGCCATACCTTGCCACGTCCAGCATGTCGACCAAGGTCTTGGCCTGCACGGACCCTTCCAAATCGTTGCCGGCACATCCTTGCGGAGTGCGGCGACCGATTTGTCTCGACGGCCCAAGTATGCTACAATGGCCTCTGTCGAGTGGGTCGTCGCGCAAGCGAGAGCCTGCGGACGGGGTGAAGGCCCATCACGTCCAACGTCGGTAGGAGTGCATGGCGCATGAGGGTTCTCTCACGAATACGTCTGGCGTTCGTCGCAGCCGTCATTCTGTTCTGGTCTTTGGCGTCGGTCGGGGGCGTTTACGACAGCCCAGCCGGGGCGACGTTGATCATCAGCGAGTTTGTCGCATCCAACAGCCGAAGTCTTCGCGACCAGGACGGCCATTACCCGGACTGGATCGAAATTCAGAACACCTCGCCCCAGGCTGTGGACCTCGATGGCTGGTATCTCACGGACCGACTGGACGATCCAACACGATGGCGGTTTCCGGCCGTCCGTATCGGTCCGGGCGAATTTCTGATCGTTTTCGCCTCAGGCAAGAACGAACGAGACCCCGACGGCGAACTGCACACGAACTTCGCCCTTCAGGCCGCCGGAGAATCAGTGGCCCTGATCGCCCCCGACGGCACGGTGGTCCACGCATACGTCGATTATCCCCCCCAGTTCGGGGACATCTCCTACGGGCTGAGCACCCAGAGCCTCCGCGATCGGACCGAGACGATGCTCGTCCCGGAAGGAGCGCAGGCCAGCGCTCTGATCCCAACGGACGGATCGCTCGGCTCGACCTGGACGGCGGCCTCGTTCGACGACAGGCGATGGGCGACCGGAACAACAGGCGTCGGATACGACTATCCCGGCTTCGTCGGTCTCAACGTCGGCGCCATGCAAGGCGTCAATACCAGCGTCTACGTTCGGATTCCCTTCTACGTCGAGGACGCCACCACAGCCGACAGGCTGATTCTGCGCATGAAGTACGAGGACGGGTTCATCGCCTATCTGAACGGGCACGAGGTTGCCCGCGCCAACGCTCCCGCCGGTTCGCCTTTGCCCTGGAACGCCGCCGCGACCGCGAACCGCCCCGACAGCGAGGCCGTCATCTTTGAGGAGTTCGATATCTCGGACCGCAAGGATTGGCTCGTCGCCGGCGACAATCTTCTGGCCATCCACGCTCTGAATGTGGATCTCGTCAGTTCCG carries:
- a CDS encoding pre-peptidase C-terminal domain-containing protein, giving the protein MNGLSESRPRGVVAPLAVLFLLASVAYGVPVNLSNGVPVTGLSGAAGSEQFYMIVVPSGQDDLVISISGGTGDCDLYVRRNALPTTTTYDYRPYKVGNNETVTVANPAAGTWYIMLRGYATYAGMTLVASHSASVTVVPLTNGAALTGLSDATGGEKFYKIEVPSGQTKLEITISGGTGDCDLYVKRGALPTTSSYDHRPFLFGNNESVTVDNPAAGTWYIMLRAYNAYSGLTLLASHTGGVGTILSNGVPVTGISGASGSERIYRIDVPAGQTNLEIKISGGTGDCDLYVKFGAQPTMSDYDYRPFLSGNDETVSVGSPAGGTWFIMLRGYSAYSGVTLVASYGDVITLGNNVPVHNISGTVGSERVYKIDVPSGQSVLEIKISGGTGNCDLYVRRGAKPTTSSWDYRPYLSGNNETVTINNPQGGTWYIMLRARTAYSGVTLNAYYWFTGTVTLLDNGVPVTGIAGAAGSERFYRIMVPSGQAKLEISISGGTGDADLYVKRGAVPTITDYDHRPYLIGNNETVTVNNPTSGNWLIMIRGYQAYTGVTLVATFGTGTIPDPDPVIALSNGVPVTGLTGATGSEVYYKIDVPAGQASLEIKTSGGTGDVDMYVRRGSKPTTTEWDHRPYLIGNNETVTINNPTAGTYFIMLRAYQAYTGVTLVATYVPVADPVIMLDNGVPVSGLSGAAGSETFYAIAVPAGQDFLSIAISGGTGDCDLYVKRGAKPTTTSWDYRPYLIGNNESVEIANPAAATWYIMLRAYQAYAGMTLVATYGTTKVGNDFTADPDCVALWRFESGQLLVDSIGSNTLGTSGTPSANTADYKEGEASGDTQNGYFRIDDADLDSGFPLKSGVATPQFSVAFWMKARAGSSQATGAGMFTKGAETGPYTHSFAIGLYEPGGAGTGTIALNVGISDGTNQYKYYANLTKSIQRNQWYHLTVTYQETSPTDGTLKLYVYDPSDETIMTWTKASAKVPVFDGPLALGIVRWNASRFDGLMDEVVVFKDVLTSTEVHQIRQGNYGKP
- a CDS encoding HEAT repeat domain-containing protein translates to MTRRKNTPAIEPDKQAKVKSFFKSEWPLLLYPVLVVAAIVLLQMVDRSIEKDLTPSPRQQHPHTSTTTTLERGPLGASETAVGEDGSTPDTGWAAPSSDAATTPDTDQAADRLRTIEALRDRAGSATSEGFAFGAAESQELQGINGILADLRKAVQSQDHSRIKQAMDDLVALGDEVVGPLSDLVASGTDEAALWAAEALARIGTPTATAALFDTLAQIRDGHYKEQVAKTASNISNHDSWPLLLDTFQDTKDATVQRAAGASLSKMADTPVLDEIIARYDAALTEEEAAHLAQLVGNINSPGANESLRALAGSVSGVPLDSLQQAAIDALANVADAQSVSFLLSQLEAASPGEGGSLFNTVANISSPQAHSALLYAAAGSKDVSAEQGRAAAIYALENYPSVETCVLLEQIVASEDNIAVVTAALRTLENIQKAVPSAVEKVASKADSGTLLSVDPLQK